In the Mytilus trossulus isolate FHL-02 chromosome 1, PNRI_Mtr1.1.1.hap1, whole genome shotgun sequence genome, one interval contains:
- the LOC134687571 gene encoding required for excision 1-B domain-containing protein-like encodes MTESVTDNSFETTAVKLLQRFHLLQQERVETYTLFEEGYVAYLKGHPNYNFPLYRQLVHEITETFNKISADIIVIKTRLNGDHRQSAVAGLINKIQDQEQKKLEATVQNQITRQNEIDHPDVPEHKEQSESQKEKLKEIVNKINEFLEELKYESEELYAEEEDENLVER; translated from the exons atgaCAGAATCTGTAACAGATAATTCGTTTGAAACAACTGCTGTTAAACTACTCCAAAGATTTCACTTACTGCAACAAGAAAGAGTAGAAACTTACACTTTATTTGAAGA AGGTTATGTGGCATATTTAAAGGGacatccaaattacaatttcCCTTTGTATCGTCAGCTTGTTCATGAAATAACAGAGACATTCAACAAAATATCAGCAGATATTATAGTGATTAAAACCAGACTTAATGGTGATCATCGACAGAGTGCTGTAGCTGGACTTATCAATAAAATACAGGACCAGGAGCAGAAGAAATTAGAAGCT ACTGTACAAAATCAGATAACGAGACAGAATGAAATAGATCATCCTGATGTACCAGAACACAAAGAACAATCTGAAAGCCAAAAAGAAAA gttaaaggaaatagttaataaaattaatgaatttttGGAAGAACTAAAATATGAATCAGAAGAATTGTATGCTGAAGAAGAAGATGAGAATCTTGTTGAAAGATGA